From the genome of Ahaetulla prasina isolate Xishuangbanna chromosome 15, ASM2864084v1, whole genome shotgun sequence, one region includes:
- the TRAFD1 gene encoding TRAF-type zinc finger domain-containing protein 1 produces the protein MATVAEHESETQLCNNCQKEIPLANFTIHEIHCSRNIGVCPLCKESFPKAEMRTHQEQEHAQIVCKCSMRMDRGLLQDHVAFECPLRPVVCQHCDIELASCKLQDHEDYCGARTERCGRCNRNVLLRELKTHPVDCGKKAGAGEPGGQAKPPFHPEAPWQNVQTIRNILRPDSAGESPLRGNRFLESQLHSWVSGDQLPRESSWKNRGPSQPDRNRASLGKTTPPLPADGESDYNLDYLLALSLQHENNFGQPSVTELHRELWKNICPPQTGAADHCGKAKNSRDPSQDLLVAAKNLNRPKTETLLPCEFCEELYPEGDLILHQTGCNPSSALASFSKRSNLVPPTECLSSLWGELPGSRSVGRGGTSPPQHGMQDSLLLPCEFCGVQLEEEILFHHQDQCDLRPATAPSSGRTPVPSGSPIMESSLGTESPDLPRRHIRHQGELSPQYLEQLQLQQPFQPAPRSYSQVAARRVQLSAPNNRREDPVALSKARKPKKPGDGSEGRTPGRSPSDPVATPLPARYPPSDFAPSTYIPSFPLALPTRPSLRQEGGGQSPATPPHFNNAKAKPWQVKSADPDRE, from the exons ATGGCCACAGTGGCAGAACACGAAAGTGAAACTCAACTGTGCAACAATTG TCAAAAAGAGATCCCTCTGGCAAACTTCACCATCCATGAGATTCACTGCAGTCGGAACATCGGGGTCTGCCCCCTCTGCAAGGAGTCCTTCCCCAAAGCAGAAATGAGGACTCACCAGGAACAGGAGCACGCACAG ATTGTCTGCAAATGCAGCATGAGAATGGACAGAGGACTCTTACAGGATCATGTA GCTTTCGAGTGCCCCCTGAGGCCCGTTGTGTGTCAGCattgtgacattgagctggcttcCTGCAAGCTCCAGGACCACGAAGATTACTGCGGGGCCCGGACCGAGCGATGCGGCCGATGCAACCGCAACGTCCTGCTGCGCGAACTGAAAACGCATCCCGTCGACTGTGGGAAAAAGGCCGGGGCGGGAGAGCCGGGCGGCCAGGCGAAGCCGCCTTTCCACCCCGAGGCCCCTTGGCAAAACGTCCAGACCATCAGGAACATCCTGCGGCCGGATTCCGCTGGAGAGTCACCACTGAGGGGCAACAGGTTCCTGGAGAGCCAGCTGCACAGTTGGGTCTCGGGTGACCAGTTGCCCAGGGAATCCAGCTGGAAGAACCGAGGCCCGTCCCAGCCGGATCGCAATCGAG CCTCTCTGGGAAAGACGACCCCCCCACTGCCTGCGGACGGAGAGTCGGACTACAACTTGGATTACCTGCTGGCGCTCAGTTTGCAGCATGAAAATAACTTCGGCCAGCCCAGTGTGACAGAGCTCCACCGAGAACTCTGGAAAAACATCTGTCCCCCCCAGACCGGAGCAGCTGACCACTGTGGCAAAGCAAAGAACTCCAGGGACCCCTCTCAAGATTTGCTGGTAGCAGCCAAGAATCTCAACAGGCCCAAAA cGGAGACCCTGTTGCCTTGCGAATTCTGTGAGGAGCTGTACCCCGAGGGAGACCTAATCCTTCACCAG ACGGGCTGCAACCCCTCAAGTGCCTTGGCCTCCTTCAGCAAGAGGAGCAACCTGGTGCCCCCGACGGAATGTCTGAGCAGCCTGTGGGGAGAGCTGCCCGGCAGCCGTTCTGTGGGCCGCGGAGGGACGTCCCCCCCCCAGCATGGCATGCAGGACAGCCTCCTGCTCCCTTGCGAGTTCTGTGGGGTCCAGCTGGAGGAAGAGATCCTGTTCCACCACCAG GACCAGTGTGATTTGCGCCCAGCAACCGCCCCCTCGAGCGGAAGGACGCCTGTGCCATCGGGGTCTCCCATCATGGAAAGCTCTCTGGGAACCGAGTCTCCAGATCTCCCCAGAAGACACATCCGGCACCAAG GTGAGCTCTCCCCTCAGTACCTGGAGCAGCTTCAGCTTCAGCAGCCTTTCCAGCCTGCTCCGAGGAGCTACTCCCAGGTGGCTGCCAGGCGCGTTCAGCTGAGCGCTCCCAACAACCGGAGGGAGGATCCGGTTGCTCTTTCCAAGGCAAGGAAGCCGAAGAAACCGGGAGACGGGAGTGAAGGACGGACTCCAGGCCGGAGCCCGAGTGACCCTGTGGCCACCCCTCTCCCTGCCAGATACCCCCCCTCGGACTTCGCTCCCAGCACCTATATTCCGAGCTTCCCTCTTGCACTCCCAACTCGCCCAAG cctaagacaggaaggaggaggacaAAGTCCTGCAACTCCACCCCACTTCAATAATGCCAAG